The following proteins come from a genomic window of bacterium:
- a CDS encoding vitamin B12-dependent ribonucleotide reductase, which translates to MLSLSKNAQIVLEKRYLQKNDQGVPIETPEEMFQRVAKTIASAEKNYKKSAREIKQLEKEFYRIMTALEFLPNSPTLMNAGRPLGQLSACFVLPIDDSMESIFETIKNTALIHQSGGGTGFSFSRLRPAGDMVKSTHGVSSGPISFMEVFNAATEAIKQGGTRRGANMGILRVDHPDIQKFITAKQDSTKLNNFNISVGITEKFMEAVKKNEEYELINPRTKLPVARLKAKDVFDQIVNLAWKNGEPGIVFLDRLNRDNPTPKLGEIESTNPCGEQPLLPYESCNLGSINLAKMLKVSKDTVSIDWNKLKSVVHLAVRFLDNVIDINRYPIPMIEQMTKGNRKIGLGVMGFADMLIQLSVPYNSDTALKLAEEIMSFIAKEAKKTSQELAKERGAFPNFKGSIYDKPGAKKLRNATTTTIAPTGSIGIIAGCSSGIEPLFAISYIRKTGLGNVDLTEVNPLFENIAKKRGFYSEALMQKIAELGSVQGIAEVPDDVKKIFVTAHDIAPEWHLKMQAAFQKYVDNAVSKTVNFPNSATPDDVAKVYWLAYELGCKGVTVYRHGSREEQVINIGKQNDSTSIRKHRVTPRPRPSISRGFTEKIKTGCGNLYVTVNEDEHGLCEVFTAMGKSGGCMASQSEATGRLISLALQAGVDPELIIKHLKGIRCPLPFWENGSVTLSCADAIGKAMQHYLERNHPVTVEPVKKETVQKTLVGICPQCPECGMLLEYQEGCIICRACGFSKCG; encoded by the coding sequence ATGCTATCCTTATCAAAAAATGCTCAGATTGTTTTAGAAAAGCGATATCTCCAAAAAAATGACCAAGGAGTACCAATTGAAACTCCTGAAGAGATGTTTCAGCGGGTAGCAAAGACGATCGCTAGCGCAGAAAAAAATTATAAAAAGTCAGCGCGTGAAATTAAGCAACTGGAAAAAGAATTTTATCGGATAATGACCGCGCTCGAATTTTTGCCAAATAGTCCTACCCTGATGAATGCTGGTCGACCGCTAGGGCAACTTTCCGCTTGTTTCGTTCTGCCGATTGATGATTCGATGGAGAGTATTTTCGAAACGATTAAAAATACGGCATTGATTCATCAGAGCGGTGGCGGAACCGGGTTTTCATTTTCCCGACTGCGACCAGCAGGAGATATGGTTAAATCTACCCATGGTGTTTCCAGCGGTCCAATTTCGTTTATGGAAGTGTTCAATGCGGCTACTGAAGCTATTAAACAAGGAGGAACTCGTCGTGGTGCGAATATGGGCATTCTGCGGGTTGACCATCCGGATATCCAGAAATTTATCACCGCTAAACAGGATTCAACGAAATTAAATAATTTTAATATTTCGGTTGGGATAACCGAAAAATTTATGGAGGCAGTGAAAAAGAACGAAGAATACGAATTAATCAATCCGCGAACCAAACTACCTGTAGCCAGGTTAAAAGCAAAAGATGTTTTCGACCAGATTGTTAATCTTGCTTGGAAAAATGGAGAACCGGGAATCGTTTTTCTCGACCGGTTAAACCGCGATAATCCGACGCCAAAACTTGGTGAAATTGAGAGTACAAATCCGTGCGGGGAACAACCGTTGCTTCCCTATGAATCCTGTAATCTTGGGTCGATTAATTTAGCGAAAATGTTGAAAGTATCTAAAGATACCGTAAGCATTGACTGGAACAAACTAAAGTCTGTAGTTCATCTTGCGGTTCGATTTTTAGATAATGTTATTGACATCAATCGGTACCCAATCCCAATGATTGAACAAATGACAAAAGGGAATCGGAAAATCGGGCTTGGAGTTATGGGGTTTGCCGATATGTTAATTCAATTATCAGTTCCATATAATTCTGATACGGCATTAAAACTAGCTGAAGAAATCATGTCATTTATTGCAAAAGAAGCGAAAAAAACGTCACAGGAACTAGCAAAAGAACGAGGTGCATTCCCGAATTTCAAAGGAAGTATCTACGATAAACCAGGAGCGAAAAAATTACGGAACGCGACAACCACGACCATTGCACCAACCGGAAGTATAGGAATTATTGCTGGGTGTTCGAGTGGGATAGAACCGTTATTTGCAATATCGTATATCCGTAAAACCGGGTTGGGCAACGTTGACTTAACCGAAGTGAATCCGCTGTTTGAAAATATTGCTAAAAAACGCGGGTTCTACTCCGAAGCGTTGATGCAGAAAATCGCCGAACTCGGTTCAGTCCAAGGAATAGCAGAGGTTCCGGATGATGTAAAGAAAATTTTTGTTACTGCACACGATATCGCTCCGGAGTGGCATTTGAAAATGCAAGCAGCGTTTCAGAAGTATGTCGATAATGCGGTGAGTAAAACGGTTAACTTTCCCAATAGCGCTACTCCAGATGATGTTGCAAAAGTATATTGGCTGGCGTATGAACTTGGATGCAAAGGGGTAACCGTTTATCGGCATGGAAGTCGAGAAGAACAAGTTATTAATATCGGGAAACAGAATGACTCAACTTCGATACGAAAACATCGGGTAACGCCGCGACCGCGTCCGTCAATAAGTCGGGGGTTTACCGAAAAAATCAAAACCGGCTGTGGTAATCTCTATGTTACTGTCAATGAAGACGAACACGGGCTCTGTGAAGTATTCACGGCGATGGGCAAATCCGGTGGATGTATGGCATCACAGTCAGAAGCGACTGGTAGATTGATTTCATTAGCCCTGCAAGCCGGGGTTGACCCTGAACTCATTATTAAACATCTGAAAGGTATTCGATGTCCGTTACCGTTCTGGGAGAATGGAAGTGTTACTCTTTCCTGTGCGGATGCTATCGGCAAAGCTATGCAGCATTATCTTGAACGAAATCATCCGGTTACCGTTGAACCAGTAAAGAAAGAAACAGTGCAGAAAACGTTAGTTGGCATTTGTCCCCAATGTCCGGAATGTGGTATGCTCCTTGAGTATCAGGAAGGATGTATTATTTGCCGAGCGTGTGGGTTCTCCAAATGCGGGTAG
- a CDS encoding cobalamin-dependent protein (Presence of a B(12) (cobalamin)-binding domain implies dependence on cobalamin itself, in one of its several forms, or in some unusual lineages, dependence on a cobalamin-like analog.) — MKILLVQAHTGRKDFGLVYPIGLAYLAAALTTPPNQYEVKIYDPNLESDPYGTLSEIILSFHPDIVGISQRNIDTTNLRDLYVHWKTLQPTVQLIRRLIPEAITVVGGSGFSLFAEQIMRQVPEVDFGVFREAEESFPELLANLSDPEKVPGIFYRKDGKVLFSGPRGLPQFDALPIPRHDLTQIERYFDRLPAIGVQSKRGCPLKCIYCSYPHLTGMGVRLRSPQSIVDEIELLINQYHVPTYTFVDDIFNVPKEHAEAICQELISRKLHSVPWSAFFDMKDMDESFIRLALKAGCNHFFFSPDAITDTGLNVLQKNFTAQDIRRTAKLCHQIPGVHCGYSFFLNYPGITIGEYLQTLWFFLKENLLLGLRRKGGVHVSWIRIEPHTRLHQIAIEEKIISPTADLLPKTESELKSLFYISPNYKLLNFLTNRMLDMIDLTIGKLIGRKV; from the coding sequence ATGAAAATTCTCCTTGTTCAAGCACATACTGGTAGAAAAGATTTTGGACTAGTCTATCCGATAGGATTGGCATATTTAGCGGCAGCGCTAACCACACCACCAAACCAATATGAGGTGAAAATTTACGATCCTAATCTCGAGTCTGACCCATACGGGACATTGTCGGAAATCATTCTTTCATTCCATCCCGATATTGTTGGGATTTCGCAACGAAACATTGATACTACCAATCTCCGCGACTTATATGTGCATTGGAAAACATTACAACCTACCGTTCAGCTCATTCGTCGTTTGATTCCTGAAGCAATTACCGTCGTTGGCGGTTCCGGATTTTCACTGTTTGCAGAACAAATTATGCGCCAAGTTCCTGAAGTCGATTTTGGAGTATTCCGTGAAGCAGAAGAATCGTTTCCTGAATTGCTCGCGAATTTATCTGACCCTGAGAAAGTTCCCGGGATTTTTTACCGGAAGGATGGTAAAGTACTCTTTAGCGGCCCACGCGGACTACCCCAATTCGATGCACTTCCAATTCCGCGACATGATTTAACGCAAATAGAACGATATTTTGACCGTTTACCGGCAATCGGAGTGCAAAGTAAACGGGGTTGTCCGTTGAAATGTATCTATTGCAGTTATCCGCATTTAACCGGTATGGGAGTTCGACTCCGTTCACCACAATCTATTGTCGATGAAATTGAGTTGTTAATAAATCAATATCATGTTCCAACGTATACCTTTGTCGACGATATTTTTAATGTACCAAAAGAACATGCGGAAGCGATCTGCCAAGAGCTTATTTCGCGAAAACTACATTCGGTTCCCTGGTCAGCCTTTTTTGATATGAAAGATATGGACGAATCGTTTATTCGATTAGCGCTCAAAGCAGGATGTAATCATTTCTTTTTTTCACCAGACGCTATTACGGACACCGGATTAAATGTTCTCCAGAAAAATTTTACGGCGCAAGATATTCGAAGAACGGCAAAATTATGCCATCAAATTCCGGGCGTGCATTGTGGATATTCGTTCTTTTTAAATTATCCGGGGATAACGATTGGTGAATATTTACAAACGCTATGGTTTTTTCTAAAGGAAAATCTTTTGCTCGGACTACGCCGTAAAGGCGGAGTCCACGTCTCCTGGATTCGTATTGAACCGCATACTCGATTACACCAGATTGCTATTGAAGAAAAAATAATTTCGCCTACGGCTGATTTGTTACCTAAAACTGAATCAGAATTAAAATCGCTATTTTATATCAGTCCGAACTATAAACTGCTGAATTTTCTAACCAATCGCATGCTTGATATGATTGATTTAACCATAGGTAAACTAATAGGGAGAAAAGTTTAA
- a CDS encoding thiamine phosphate synthase — translation MNRNSINRILDANCNRAAEGLRVIEDICRFVFDSQEYTEQLKSFRHQLIDTINRLDPTNYNLLAGRKSDSDVGEKMLPELERDRMGFESLIVANFRRVQEATRVLEEISKLVNPHVYTIFKQIRFQLYTLEKNIILLFPKGKLTSGELYVVTDQKLAKGRPIVNVVKQAIAGGATIIQLRDKEAGTRMLVEQGKRLRRITRENNVLLIINDRVDIALAVDADGVHLGQDDMAVDTARKLLGYDKIIGVSVSNLEQAIQAEKSGADYLGLSPIYTTSTKPDAGTGLGLTFIRQVRRKVKLPLVAIGGINKNNVTDVIRAGADIAAVVSAVVSAEDIEQAARDLVKKIKKAKTISYR, via the coding sequence ATGAATCGTAATAGTATTAATCGAATCCTGGATGCGAATTGCAACCGTGCAGCTGAAGGGTTGCGGGTCATAGAAGATATCTGTCGGTTTGTATTCGATTCCCAAGAATATACCGAACAGCTTAAATCATTCCGGCACCAGCTGATAGACACTATCAACCGTTTAGATCCAACAAATTACAACCTATTAGCTGGACGAAAAAGTGATTCCGATGTGGGTGAGAAAATGTTGCCGGAACTTGAGCGTGACCGAATGGGATTCGAGTCATTAATAGTCGCAAATTTCCGGCGGGTGCAAGAAGCAACCCGAGTACTCGAAGAAATCAGTAAACTGGTAAATCCCCATGTTTACACTATTTTTAAACAAATTAGATTTCAATTATATACGCTGGAAAAGAATATCATATTACTCTTTCCAAAAGGAAAACTTACCAGCGGTGAACTCTATGTAGTTACAGACCAGAAATTAGCGAAAGGACGACCGATTGTGAACGTGGTAAAACAAGCGATTGCTGGCGGTGCGACCATTATCCAGCTTCGGGATAAAGAAGCAGGAACCAGAATGTTAGTCGAACAAGGGAAGCGATTACGGCGGATAACTCGAGAGAATAATGTGCTATTAATTATTAATGACCGGGTAGATATCGCTCTTGCGGTTGATGCTGATGGTGTTCATCTCGGTCAGGACGATATGGCAGTGGATACTGCCCGAAAGCTACTCGGGTATGATAAAATTATAGGGGTAAGTGTGAGCAATCTAGAGCAAGCGATACAAGCGGAGAAATCCGGTGCGGATTATCTCGGGTTAAGCCCAATATATACAACGTCAACCAAACCAGACGCAGGAACCGGACTTGGATTAACATTTATCCGGCAGGTAAGACGAAAGGTTAAACTTCCACTAGTCGCTATTGGTGGAATAAATAAAAATAACGTTACAGATGTCATTCGTGCAGGTGCAGATATTGCTGCAGTAGTTTCTGCAGTAGTTTCTGCAGAAGATATTGAACAAGCAGCAAGAGATTTGGTTAAAAAAATCAAGAAGGCTAAGACTATTAGTTACAGATAG